In the Oncorhynchus keta strain PuntledgeMale-10-30-2019 chromosome 16, Oket_V2, whole genome shotgun sequence genome, GTGACATTAGTTATCAGATGCTGctactcttaaacctttggatgccatctaccatagtgCCCTTCGTTTGTTACAGATGACAGTTTTGAGACtcatcactgcatcctgtatcaaaaggttcatgtgtatatatatattagtttGGGTAAAAAGTATAAATGTATGTTGTATATACAGGGCACATTTGCAAAAGAGACCTCGGTCTTGATATGTCTTCCCTGTTAAAAGGtactaaaataaaaatataataaaagTTTGGGTTGGCATTGGGCCAAGTGGAGATTCACCAAACCTTACAATGGTTTTGGTGTTTTATCATGGTACAATAAATCGAAATATAATGATCAAAGATACAAAGTCAGACTCTGGAAGTTGGACAGGTAAGAATTGTGTAACAATGGCACTGCATTGATCAACAATGATGCATTACATATTTTACCAaaccgattttttttttttatcagagtAGATGGGAATGAAATAGAATCGACTGAGTTGTTCGACTGAGTCCTGAACCACTACATCTCTATGACATTTATGTCTGCAACTGACCGTGGCCCCTTTGTCTCCTTCCCAGTTTATGCACTTTATAGACCACTAGAGGGTACCGCGACCAAAGAAATCTCCACCGACAGTATTGCTGCCTTCATCAGATCTCTTTTGACATAAAAATACCAACAGGTTCATCAACAGCATGTAAAAAAAATGGTTCTGTAATATGTCGATGTACACATTTCCTATTTTCACAAAACAAGCTTTATTGGGTTATAGATTCATAGCAACAAGCATTCACAAAGACGTGGTTGCACAACTCTGTGTGACCAAGCAAACAAACATACGCTTTACGAATAATTACCACAAAGGATACGTTTtgaatttgtaatacattttaacCACAAATTTGATCAATAGGATAATATTTATGGTCAGGGATTTGTTTAAAATATTGATGTAGCCTAAATTAGGGGTTTTCAAACCTCTTctcagggacccccagccatTTCTTGTATTTGAACTTCTCCACAGTTAGCACACCTGACTCAACTAATAATCAAGCCGTTGAATGGGTGAATCAGGTGAGCTAAATTGTGAAACATCTGGCCACTGGCCTACATCAATATAATCTAACGGTTCAAAAATGTACAGCAGGCCTATACTAAATAGTAACAACAAACGTAAGAGCCTAAGCATTAATTCAAAATCCAAAACAATCATACCAGATATATTAGACAGGTCCACATCTATATTGGACTAACAACCATTAAAAATGTTGAAATTGTTGTCAACATTCAGTAGCCCTCTAAGCTCAGTCTCAAGGACTGTTACAGAGTTATACTCTGTAACAACACTGTGATCTGTGTTAGGACCCAAGGCACCTCCAGACTTGAGAGGTTTGTCATTGTTGTCGGTGCAGCAGTAGGCATTCCAGTAGTGACTCGGAACATTGACTCGCTTGTTCTGGTCTACCCACATGCTGCTTGGGACCACCCCAGTCACCACATACATCTTACTACAGCCTTCACTCAAAACTTCCTTCAGCTTCTTCTCGTACTGGTTCCACGGCCCTTTGTTCATCTTCCCATCTTGCGGAGCTACGTTGGTATGGGTCATGGTGGCTTTGGAGGCATCTTCTTTATGGTGTCCTGCGGGGTTTAGGTGCCCGCGGTCATATGAGCCAAAGTTGTCATCGAGAGCCTGACTCCAGCCCAGCTTGTAGTTCTGTCGGTATTGTGGAGAGCGTTCACTGCAGCCAATGTTTTGGTTGTATTTCTTGATCTCAAGCAATGATCCTTTCTTATCCATTTGCTGTGGTGGTAGGTCAGGATGCACAAGCTGAaaaatacaaacatttacaaATTAGCCACTCCACTTCAAGCTTTGTGGTAGCAGTCAAATACAACTCATTATTATATTACTGGTATTTAGTCTGAAATTACAGTGTATGAAATACTACCTTCTAGTGCTTATTGCATAATTACAATCACTTTTTAACCTGCTCTACAGCGAATGTCCTTTTCTACTGTAAATACTTGAACTACACTAATGTGTTGCATCATTATGTAGTTGTAGGACATTGAAAAGCTGATAATGAAAATGAAATATGCAAACCTGTGGTTCATAATAAACTATGGACCCCTCTCTGCCAGGGACCCCTTCGATATCCATTTCATAGGCAGAGTACAGAGGGATCCTCCTGCCACGGTCATACAGAGTGGCAAAGTAATAGTGGTTACCGTTTCTCTGACAAATGTATGCAGGAGAGGCAGCATTGTAAGCAGAGAGACATTTCTCGGGATTCTGTAAGTCCTCTGGGTTGGGCTCGAGTGGAGTGGGGAGAGCTATATTCAGACCGGACACTGGCGTATTTCTGAAGAAAGAATCTTTGCAGTTGGCGAAATTTGGAGCCACTTCCCCTCTGGCCCCCAACAAAGAGAGCAGACAGAGGGACAAGAGGGACAGAGTCACCATGCTGTGCCCTTGTGGAGAAAAACATCACAGATTAATCTATATTGCAATGTTACCTTTACATTATGACTGTTTAAGGTCACAATTAGTCACTAGAATCATCTCAAATCAGGTTATGAAAACCACCCAAGTTCCTGAAACATTATAGTTCCTGTTTACTGTAGTTTCCCACCATCTAGAGGTTGACTTCCTGCTTCTCATTTCTGGTCAAAGGTTGCTAAATGATCATGTTGCTGTAAGGTTATTAATGCTATAATCATATACAGTCCAAACATATTGTTCATTTGTCAGAAGACACTTTAGGAAATCTAATCaagtcaaattgtattagtcaaatTCACCCAAATACAAAaagttcaccttacagtgaaatgcttacgagcccctaaccgatagtgcagtttaaaaaaatacagataagaatagcAGTATATTTCCTTAAGTGCATTTCTTGATTGCATGACACATTAGTATTGTTTCTTGCCTCTAGCCTATTTCATTTCCTTGTTATGAAATAGTTTTTGCTGTGCTCGATACAGAGAACCTTGCGTAATTGCATCGATTTTCAAAATAACCATAAGAAATTGAATATCCAAATAATTTGTTAGATTTTCAATCTCACCTTGTGAACTTGTTTAACAGTCCTTTGAACTGTCTCACTCCCTCAGAGGTCTGTAGTTTCAGAGTAAACACTTCCTGTTACTCTCTAGATACTGtacataatctctctctctctctttctctctctctctctctctcacactcacacacactttttcttgCAATCTAGATCCATAATCATTATGCCTAATTCTATGTCATAAATATCTATATTTTTCTGCTAGGGATGTGCACGGTTATCGAATATCCGAATGGACGTTAGTATTCGATTACTTGTtttaatatacatttttttaagacaaatatgtatatgtatatgactATTTTAACCCTGAAAAGGCTTTTTctgaattaaataaaaatatccaTGTGACATTGTTACATACCCAGTTATGCCATGACATTCCAAATGATTAATTTATTTTCACTCTTTTATGTAGTTTTTATGAAGTGAACGTGCGCCCCATAGAAAGACCAGTAGCCAACCAGTAGCCAACCAGAAGCCTTCAGGTGGAAATAAAAGTTCAGGAAATGAGAAGGTGTAGGCTACAACGAGCAACCAAGACTGTTGTTTTATCTGAATTGGTTTGGAGAGAAAGCGGATCCTGTGGCCTCAattacagtaccttcagaattgttcacaccctttgaccttttccaaatgttgttgtgttacagcctgaatttaaaatgcattacatttagatttttggtcactggcctacacacaataaccctaACATCAAAGTTGAAAtgtgttttttatatatataaattaatacaaaatgtcaaatattcaaacc is a window encoding:
- the LOC118395412 gene encoding endonuclease domain-containing 1 protein-like — encoded protein: MVTLSLLSLCLLSLLGARGEVAPNFANCKDSFFRNTPVSGLNIALPTPLEPNPEDLQNPEKCLSAYNAASPAYICQRNGNHYYFATLYDRGRRIPLYSAYEMDIEGVPGREGSIVYYEPQLVHPDLPPQQMDKKGSLLEIKKYNQNIGCSERSPQYRQNYKLGWSQALDDNFGSYDRGHLNPAGHHKEDASKATMTHTNVAPQDGKMNKGPWNQYEKKLKEVLSEGCSKMYVVTGVVPSSMWVDQNKRVNVPSHYWNAYCCTDNNDKPLKSGGALGPNTDHSVVTEYNSVTVLETELRGLLNVDNNFNIFNGC